The genomic interval CTTCAGGTCACGGCAGTATTCGGCAATTAAGCGAGCATCAGCCGCATCGGTCTTGGTGCGACTCAAGCGACTCTGGGCATAAGCATGGACCGCTTGGGGATTGGCAATCGTCACGCCATACCCGGCGTGATGCAACTGCTTGGCGATGGCATGCCCATAGGTGCTGGTGGCTTCGAGACAGGCATGTAACTGGGTAAAGCGTTGCTGGCTCAACCAAGCGAGCAATTCTTGGTGCCCAGCAACTGTGTTGGCGACCGCTTTGCGTCGAAGCGCTTGGGTGCCACAGAGCAACACCCCATGAATCCGTGTTTTGCCAATGTCTAAACCCAATACAGCATCAACGACAGGGGACGACGATGACATAAAGGCTCCTTCAATCCATCCAGGGTTTACAGCCTCAGAACCCACTTTCCTTGTCAGTCCAGGGTCATGTCCACTGCAGGGGCAGCCCTATGATACTGTTCAGTGTGGTGAGCGGCTGGAGCGGGCTTAGGGTCAGCAAAAGCGTCTAATCTACATCCAGGCTTGGCTAGCCTTAGGGGCATACCAGAGTGCACTTGACCTGACCCAACTTTCATTACTGTTGCTGAAAGCTGCCCTACACACAAGGGGCAAAGCATTCGGCAGAAATTCTCTGGAAAATTGGAAGAAATGTTGCCCGAATGCTTCGCCCTTACAGGTTTTGGGTACAAATCATCTCAATTTGGTTGGAATATGCAACAGATCTGAATGGGCGAAGGGCGAAGGGCGAAGGGTTAATGGCTACTCCCTTTCGCCTTTTTCCTTTTGCCTTTCGCCCCTGATTTATCTGCCACGTTCCCAAATTAAATTGGTATCACATCCTTTAAGGCACCTCTAAAGAATAAAAGGTTCAAGGTGAAGGACTGAAAACATGCCTTCTATCAGAATTCTGCTCAGTCTCTTTGCCGAGTGTATACTTTTGAAACGACCTGATTGCATTTAAAACTGACGCAAACCTTTACATCGTAGAGATTTCTATCACATCTGGGGGTCTTTTATTCCCTATTCGTGACACAAGCATTCCCTCATTGCCATACAGTATTCCTACGTAGCATTTCTACGGAACAGTTGCGATTCAAATTTACGGTTTGGTTTGCATGATGAGGAAGGCTTTGAGTTTCAATTCGTATAGGGAGAACGGTTGGATATGGATGTAAGTCTGATTTTGTCTAACATCCTGAACCCGCCTGTCCTATTTTTCTTCCTGGGAATGACGGCAATTTTTGTGAAATCCGACTTAGAGGTTCCGCCTCCGATTCCAAAGTTGTTTTCGCTCTACCTGTTGTTTGCGATCGGGTTTAAGGGCGGCGTGGAACTGGCAAAAAGCGGGCTAAGCCAGGATGTTGTCTTGACGCTCTTAGCCGCGATCGTAATGGCCTGTTTTGTTCCGGTCTATACCTTCTTTATTCTGAAGCTGCGGCTTGATCCGTACAACGCGGCGGCGATCGCGGCAACCTATGGTTCCATCAGTGCGGTTACGTTTATCACAGCAAGTTCTTTTCTGCAACAACTGGGGATTGATTATGATGGATATATGGTGGCAGCGCTTGCCCTGATGGAATCGCCAGCAATCATTGTGGGGCTAATCCTGGTCAATCTCTATACCTCTGATGAAGTAGAGCGCGAATTTTCCTGGTCTGAAGTTCTGCGAGAAGCGTTTCTGAATGGTTCTGTCTTTCTTCTAGTCGGTAGTTTACTGATCGGCGTATTAACAGGAGAACACGGTTGGCAGGTTCTGTCTCCCTTCACTCAGGATATGTTTTACGGGGTTCTCACCTTTTTCCTGCTGGATATGGGGTTGGTTGCAGCTAGACGGATCAAAGATTTGGAGAAAACGGGTGCTTTTCTGATCTCGTTTGCCATCCTGATTCCGATTGTCAATGCGGCGATCGGTTTGTTGATTGCAAGAGTGATCGGAATGCCCAAGGGGGATGCTTTGTTGTTCTCTGTGCTGTGTGCCAGCGCTTCTTACATTGCCGTTCCTGCTGCCATGCGGTTGACAGTGCCAGAAGCAAATCCCAGCTTCTATATTTCCACCGCTCTGGCGGTGACTTTCCCGTTTAACATCATTGTCGGCATTCCGTTGTACCTCTACGGAATCAATTTGCTCTGGAGTTAATACTATGCATACTGTCAAACGAATCGAAATTGTGGCGGATTCTGTAGAACTTGGAAAAATTGTCGAGAGTCTGGAGAAGCACGGTGCTTCCAGCTATACCATCATCCATAACGTCGCCAGTAAAGGAATTAAGGGCACAGCGTTTGATAATTCGGCCGTCACCATGCTAGATAATGCCTACGTGATTGCTTTTTGTCACCCGGATAAAGCAAAATCGATCGTCGAAGCCATCCAGCAAATTCTGAACAAGTTTGGTGGCTCCTGCTGGATTTCGGATGTCATGGAAGTTCGCTCAGTCCGGTGTGTGGCGTCGATTTAGCAGGTGGTAGGTGGTAGGGAAGGGATAAAGGATAAGGGATAAAACAATTTCATCACTTCATCAACCCATCACCCTCCCCACGCCCCACACCCCACACCCCACACCCTTTTTATTAGGTATCAAGCAATGAATCAAATTAACGGATGGATTGGGCGGCGGGATCTTTTAAGACTGGCAGGGATTGGCGGAGCCAGTTTGTTAGGAGCTGTGGTGGGCTTGGGTAGCCGGGAGGCGGCGGCATTGGCAGCGGGGGTATCAGCTACGGCACCCTCTTCTAGCGATGCTGAAGCGGCGCTACAACAATTGCTGGACGGCAATCAGCGCTTTGTCCAACATAAGCCCCAGTATCCCCACCAATCTGCCAAACGCCTACAAGAGGTTGCCCAATCCCTGCCATCCCTATGCCACGATCCTCAGTTGTGCGGATTCGCGGGTTCCTGTTGAACTTTTGTTTGACGCGGGAGTGGGCGATATATTTGACATTCGTGTTGCCGGAAATATCGTCACACCGGAAATTTTGGGTAGCCTGGAGTATGCGGCAGCCCTCCTAGGCACCCGTTTAATCATGGTGCTGGGGCATGAGCGCTGTGGGGCAGTTACCGCTGCGGTTAAGAATGAACCCCTTCCCGGTAGCATTGGTTCCCTGGTGAAGGCAATCAAACCCGCTGTTGGCAGGGTCAAACCGGGAGACAACCAGGTGGAGCAGGTGGTGGTTGAAAATGTGCGGTACCAGATTGAACGGATGCAGAAAAACTCCCCCGTTTTGACCCAACTGGTTGCCGATGGAAAACTCAAAATTGTGGGTGGACGCTACGACCTGGATACGGGCACCGTTGCGATCGTCACTTGAGGCGCACGGGGCTGGCGGAGGGTAGGAGATCGTGGTTCTAACTGAGATGGGGAAACGCATCCTTGATTGAGGCAACCACGTTGTCTAAATCATTGCGCTTGCCTTCCAGGTAGGATTTAATATCCCCAATAAAACTCTTCGGAGTAGCGCCTCCCCCCCAGTATTCCACTAGAAATGCAGTTTCTCCTTCCCGGTTGATCAACTTCGCAATTTTATTCGCTTCTGTATGCAGCGCCGCTAATTTTCCCTGAAAACCTGCTTGATACTTAAACGGTACCTTTTCTACACGAGTTTCTTGAGGGATGTTGCTTGTTTCTGTGAGTAGTTCGTAAGCATGTTTGATCAATGCCTTGTCATGCTTATTCGTCTTGGTTTTCTCAGGGCTGCTCTTTAGAGCCTCAGTCAGGCTAGAGCCGGGCTTGGCATGTTTAAACCTGGTATGGTCGGCAATAGACTGACCAGACTTATTTTTTTGAGTAAACTCTTTTTCCGTCAAGCTGGTGGTTAATTGCACCGCAACCTGCCGCTTAGGATAGGAAATCTTTGTTTCTTCGTTAAGGATAAAGTTTAGAATCAAATCTTTAGGAGAGGTGACTTTAGGCTCTGGAGGCGAACTTTCCGTACTGTCGCAACGCTAGTTTGGAGGGGAGCTGGCAATCCAGAAACAGCTTCCTGCTGTCGCACCTCCTGTTTGTTGGATTGACCACTCGGTTGAATGTCAGCTTCGGCTGAATCACTGTGGACATCCCACTGGGGTGAATCGGCAAAGTTAGTGCTTCATGCAGAATCGGTGGCACTTCAGCAGGTTGAGTGCCCTAATTTGCTTGCCGTTGGGTCAGTTCGGTGTGAGCCGGATTCGGTGCGTTATGAACAGGTTTTTGAACCTTCGATTTCATCGGGGATTGCCCAGCAGGGGGTAGGAACAGCTATTTGGTCGGTAAGGCAAGGAGTTGACGGTTTTGCCTGTCTCGGAAGAACGCAATAAATGCAACGCCTAACATTAGCAAACTGAGGATACATACACCATCCCACTGCCAGTGATGCCAGCCGTAGGCACCCAAAAAAGAGCCAAACGCACCTCCCACAAAGTAGAACATGATGTAAAGTGCATTCAGCCGACTGTGAATTCCCGCTGGCAAGCTATAGATCCCTGCTTGATTCGATATTTGGGTGGATTGTACCCCCAGATCCAGCAGAATCACACCCATGACTAATCCCCAAATTTGATGTCCTAAACCCCAAAACACCAAAAATGAAAGGGTCGTTGTCAAAATCCCTAGACCAACCGTAAGCTTTGGGCTGCTTCGATCTGCCAGCTTGCCCACAAACGGAGCAGCTAGCGCTCCTACGACACCCACCAGTCCAAACAATCCGGCGACTTCACTGCCGTAATGATAGGGAGAGTGTTCTAACAGAAACACCAGCGTACTCCAAAAGGCACTGAATGCGCCAAAGGACATGGCTCCAATGATTGAAGCCTGTCTCAGAACGGGCTGTTCCACAACGAGTTTGAGCAATGACCCCATCAGATCAGGATAGGTGGTTCTGAGGGGTGGGTGGCTTTCTGGCAGTACCTTTGCTAAGACGATCGCCAGCAATACCATGCTGCCACTGGCAAGCCAATACATCGCCTGCCAGCCAAGGGTTGCGCCAATGAACCCACTGACGGTGCGAGCCAGCAGGATACCAATTAACAACCCACTCATGACAAAACCGATCACCCTGCCCCGATCTTGAGGGTTTGCCAAATGAGCCGCGAAGGGCACAATCACTTGCGCTGCGATCGCGGTCATGCCGATCGCAAAGCTGGTTCCAATTAACCAGGTAATATTTGGAGATACAGCCGCCAAAGCCGACGCTCCAGCAGTAGCCCCCACCATCGTAACAATGAGCCTGCGGCGCTCGACCAGATCTCCCAAGGGCACAAACAGCAAAATCCCAACAGCATACCCAATCTGGGTCAACATGGGAATCAAACCTGCGGTCTGAGCCGATGCATGGAAGCCCTGAGCCATGATTGCCAACAGGGGTTGGTTGTAGTACAGGTTGGCAACAGTGGCTCCACTGGCGATCGCCATGATCCAAACAAGAGAAGTAGGCATGGAAGCTTCAGACACAGGGACTAACCATTCGATTATCCGTCATTGCTGGAATCATTGAAAAAAGCCAGCGGGCAGAGGGTAGAAGGCAAAAAAATTGAAGGACCAAGGATAAATTTTAGTTCTCCGTCATCAGTCATTTTCCCTTTTATCCCCTGTCCTTCATCCCTCATCCTTTACCGGAACCGACCCCCTACCCTACTCCCTCCTGCGTCCTACTTTGTTGCCCGTTCAGGGACGACCCAGTAGTAAATCGTTCTTCCTTCTACCTGCTCGACGCGTTGAGGTTTCCAATCACCCATACTGAAGGCATGAGATACAATGCGGGTTCCTGGCTTGAGTTCCTGTAGGAGTTTGGGGCGCAGTTTGAGATTAATTTCTGGCAGTAGATAGAGCGTGACCACAGTGGCGTCGCTCAAATCGGTTTCAAACAGATCCTGTTCTCGAAACTGGACGAGATCGGTAACCCCTGCTTTTTTCGCATTTTCATTCGCTTCCTGGACGCGCACTGGGTTGATATCAATGCCGACGCCTCGGGTGCCGTACTTTTGAGCGGCTGTGATTACAATGCGTCCATCGCCACTCCCCAGGTCATACAACCTGTCATTTTTGTTGACCTTGGCCATCTCCAGCATCCTTTCAACGACCGCATTGGGTGTTGGCACATAGGGCACATCTGGTTGTCGCCGAGGAGATGCAGGCGGAGCATCTGTCTGAACTTGGGCAGTCGGACCGTTAACTTGAGCATCTGCCTGATAATTGGGCGGCTGACTACAGCCTGCTAGACCCAAACCGACAACGCTCAAGCCAGCAGCCAAGGTGAATAGAACTTTTTGAAACTGCATTTCGGTTTCTCCTGAATTTGTATAGATTGAACGAAATGATCGGGAGATGGGGTGAAGAGGCAGGTGTCAGATGTCAGGTATCAGGAGGGAGACGAGGAAGATAGGGGAGAGAAATACTCGTTTATCCTTTAGCCTTGATCCTTTTCTTGCCCCCCCTTCCTGCTTCTATTCCTAACCTCGTCGCCATTGGTGCCATTGCAGCAATACGGCTCCGATCGCCACAACAATGACTCCGGTGATCGCCCCAACTCCCGTATAAACCAGACTGGAGTAGAGCAAGTAGAGACAGATACTGCAAAAGAGCAGCGGGATTACGGGGGTAGAAGGGAACTCGAAAGGGACGGGGCACATCAGGTTCCTTCCACCGCAGCACAAGCAAGGAAATTCCGGTGAGCAAAAAGAAGAACCAGAAGGTTGGCGCGGTGTAATCCACCATTGTTTCAAAACCCTTGCGGGTCAGGGTTCCCAGTAATACGAGTGCCAGGGCGATCGCGCCCTGGGTTACCAGAGCAGCAGCAGGGGTACCAGCCCGTGGATGCCAGCGCCCCAGGAAGGAAAATGGAGGAAAATCTTGTCCGACGGCATAGTTACTGCGTGCGCCGGTAAAAATTGTGGCGTTAATGGAACTCAAGGCAGAAACAACAACGAGCAAGCTAATGAAAATTGCACCGGGTTCCCCAAAAGCCCGCCGCATCAGGTCTGCTGCCACTGCTTCTGATTGAGTCATCGCACCCAACCCCAATCCCTGGAGGTACGCCAGGTTCGTTAGTAGGTACACGGCTGTAATAATGCCGATGCTCCAAAACAGCGATCGTGCCAGGTTGCGCTGAACATTCCGGACTTCTGCGGAAATGTAAGCTGCCTCGTTTCATCCCCCGTAGGACAACAGCACAAAAACCAGCGCCAGCCCAATTGTTCCCTCGGAGGGGGCAGCGGGAGGGGCAGCGGTTGCCTGGGGGGCAAAGGCAATTCCGGCAATCACAACCAGCAGCAGACCCAAAACTTCGGCAATACTGAGCCAGTTTTGCGTCCATTTGCCCTGGCTAACACCTAGGATGTTGAGTCCTGTTAACAGTGCAATGATCAAGGCAGCATAAATCGAAGGAGAAAAAGCTCCCAATCGAAAGAGCTGGGTGGCATAATCACCAAAAACGAAGGCAAGCAGAGCGATCGACCCGGTTTGAATCACCGTCATGCGTGCCCAAGCAAACAGGAAAGCGGTTTTCCTCCCAAAAGCCCGCATCAGATAGTGATAATTGCCGCCTGGATGGGGATAGGCAGTTGCCAGTTCCGCATAACAGAATGCGCCAATCAGGGACATGACGCCACCAGCCAGCCACAGCAGCATAACTTCCGCCCTACTATTGGCATTGGCAGCCACCAGCCCAGGCGTTTCAAAAATGCCAGCACCGATCACAATTCCAACAATGATGGCAACCGCATCGGTAAATGCCAGAGTTGGTTTTGGCATCACTGATGGAGTTGCTACTACAGGAAGATCGGTTAACTCATAACCTCCGCGTCTGCTCACAAAGATACCTCTTAAATAGAAGGGCAATCAGACGATAGGGACGTTTGAAGCAGGTCCCCGTATTGGGCATTAGCCGATAATATTGACCTCTCGCCCGATCGCTTGAGTGCAGAACAGGTGAAACGTTTATGAGTGCAGATTTTAGAGGAAAGAAATTTTGTCGGGCGTCTTCCGGGAGTAAGATTTCACTTAACCTCGCCTGGTTACTTTAAAGACGGAATTTAGATTAAGCACGGGAATTAACCCCCTTGAAAATCCGTATAGACGAGCCTACCCCTATTATTCCGCAGGTGACGGATTTGACGTTAAAACTGGCTGGTACAATTTACGCCATTTAGGCACAAGAATGAAATCAAATCGCTAACCTGTAGGGGCTGAGCATGCGGGCAGAACCCTTTGCCATCACCAAAAGCATTTCTGCCGCATGCTCAGCCCTGACGCCTGGAATTGCCAATATTATTTAATTCCCATTCCTTACCCAACCCGTGCCGCTTCGAGAAGGATAATGAATGGTGCTAATCCGTTTACCTGGTAGTTCCACCCCCCCATGTCTGACTTTATCTCTACCTACAGTTTCCTGATTGTCTCCATGTTGTTAGGGGCAATGCTGGGACTATCGCTCTACTTGCCATTAATGGCAGGGCAGTTGTCGCTGGCAAGCCCAGGCTTTTATGCATTGGGAGGCTACATTGCAGCAATTCTATCGACCAGGGTTTTTCCCGTCACTTCAGGCACCCTGTTTCCGATTCCGCTGCTGCTACTGGAAATGCTGATCGCTGGCATGGTTTCGGGTTTGCTCGGCATTCTTGTGGGAGTGCCCGCATTGCGACTGAGGGGAATTTACCTGGCGATCGCCACCATTGCCTTTGTTGAAATTCTTCGCATCCTTGCCCTTAATCTGGAGATCACTGGAGGAGCCGTTGGCATCTTCGGCATTCCCCAACCCTTTGCAACTGCCCTGGAATACCTCTGGGTCGTTTTTCCACTCCTCCTCCTCAGCATGGTGTTCGTCTATCGTTTAGAAAAAATCCGGGTTGGTCGCGCCTTCCTTGCCATTCGAGAAGATGAACTGGCGGCTGACTCCATGGGTATCAACCCAACCTATTTTAAGGTCTTGGCATTTACCTTAGGGGCAATCCTGGCAGGGGTGGTGGGTGCGGTTAGTGCCCATTTTCTCAATACCTGGAATGCCCGTCAGGGCACTTTCGATGCCAGTATTATCTACCTCACCTTTGTGCTGATTGGGGGTTCCCGCACTTATTTAGGTCCCGTTTTAGGTGGCATCATTTTCACCGCACTTCCAGAAGTTTTACGGGCAATGGCTGACATCCCAGGCTTGCCACTCTGGCTATCCCAGTTTTTGCGCGATGGTCGGTTGATTATTTTTGGGTTGCTGATCGTGTTCGGTACGATCTTCTTCCCTCAAGGACTGGTTACTCCAGATCGGTTCAAACGGGTTAAACAGAAAGTGCGATCGGGTGGAAGTAAGGGGTGACGGGTTTTAAGTTTTGAGTTGGGGAATGGGGAATGGGGGATAGACCTTCTTCCCCATCTCCCCTATCTCTCCCCCCTCTACCCTCTGCCTTCTTTCTATCAAAAAAAAAGGGAAGGCGACTCACCTTCCCCCCGCAAGATATACCCACGCAAGACGCACCCAAACTCGAACACTTAGAACGCCGGTACAGAAACCGGGTTTCTGCTGTGAGATGCTCAATTTTCGCTGAATATCCTCACCAGAAACCCGGTTTCTCGAAATACTGTACCGATGCTTTAGGAACAAGAATTAAATAACATCGACTTTTATAGGTTGGGTTGAGTCTGCGAAACCCAACATCTACGGGGGTGTTGGGTTTCATACTTCAACCCAACCTACGCAGGTTATTTAATTCGCGATCCTTAGCTCTTGCAGCAGCCACAGAAACCGGGGTTTTTGCTACGACTAAATATCGTGAGTCTTGATCCTCATTGAGAACCCCGGTTTCTCAACCTGCTTCTAGTTGCTGATTTGTGGTGCCAATGGTCGTCGAGGCGTTCCACCGCCCCCAATGCTGGTCGGTCCATTATTGGTGACGATATTCAATGCCTGGAAGAGTTTCATGTAGTCCTCATAGAGTGGACCGCTGTTGGTTTCAAAGTTGTAACCATAGGTTTTCGCGAACTGTTCCGGGACGCCTGCTTCTACATCAATGTAATGGGCATCCCAGGCTGTGTCATCGACCACATAAGCGCCATAGTCCTGAAAAGCATGGAACAACTTTT from Kovacikia minuta CCNUW1 carries:
- a CDS encoding carbonic anhydrase translates to MFDAGVGDIFDIRVAGNIVTPEILGSLEYAAALLGTRLIMVLGHERCGAVTAAVKNEPLPGSIGSLVKAIKPAVGRVKPGDNQVEQVVVENVRYQIERMQKNSPVLTQLVADGKLKIVGGRYDLDTGTVAIVT
- a CDS encoding MFS transporter, with product MPTSLVWIMAIASGATVANLYYNQPLLAIMAQGFHASAQTAGLIPMLTQIGYAVGILLFVPLGDLVERRRLIVTMVGATAGASALAAVSPNITWLIGTSFAIGMTAIAAQVIVPFAAHLANPQDRGRVIGFVMSGLLIGILLARTVSGFIGATLGWQAMYWLASGSMVLLAIVLAKVLPESHPPLRTTYPDLMGSLLKLVVEQPVLRQASIIGAMSFGAFSAFWSTLVFLLEHSPYHYGSEVAGLFGLVGVVGALAAPFVGKLADRSSPKLTVGLGILTTTLSFLVFWGLGHQIWGLVMGVILLDLGVQSTQISNQAGIYSLPAGIHSRLNALYIMFYFVGGAFGSFLGAYGWHHWQWDGVCILSLLMLGVAFIAFFRDRQNRQLLALPTK
- a CDS encoding carbonic anhydrase, giving the protein MNQINGWIGRRDLLRLAGIGGASLLGAVVGLGSREAAALAAGVSATAPSSSDAEAALQQLLDGNQRFVQHKPQYPHQSAKRLQEVAQSLPSLCHDPQLCGFAGSC
- a CDS encoding P-II family nitrogen regulator, translating into MHTVKRIEIVADSVELGKIVESLEKHGASSYTIIHNVASKGIKGTAFDNSAVTMLDNAYVIAFCHPDKAKSIVEAIQQILNKFGGSCWISDVMEVRSVRCVASI
- a CDS encoding SAM-dependent methyltransferase → MQFQKVLFTLAAGLSVVGLGLAGCSQPPNYQADAQVNGPTAQVQTDAPPASPRRQPDVPYVPTPNAVVERMLEMAKVNKNDRLYDLGSGDGRIVITAAQKYGTRGVGIDINPVRVQEANENAKKAGVTDLVQFREQDLFETDLSDATVVTLYLLPEINLKLRPKLLQELKPGTRIVSHAFSMGDWKPQRVEQVEGRTIYYWVVPERATK
- a CDS encoding sodium-dependent bicarbonate transport family permease, which translates into the protein MDVSLILSNILNPPVLFFFLGMTAIFVKSDLEVPPPIPKLFSLYLLFAIGFKGGVELAKSGLSQDVVLTLLAAIVMACFVPVYTFFILKLRLDPYNAAAIAATYGSISAVTFITASSFLQQLGIDYDGYMVAALALMESPAIIVGLILVNLYTSDEVEREFSWSEVLREAFLNGSVFLLVGSLLIGVLTGEHGWQVLSPFTQDMFYGVLTFFLLDMGLVAARRIKDLEKTGAFLISFAILIPIVNAAIGLLIARVIGMPKGDALLFSVLCASASYIAVPAAMRLTVPEANPSFYISTALAVTFPFNIIVGIPLYLYGINLLWS
- a CDS encoding branched-chain amino acid ABC transporter permease, which encodes MSDFISTYSFLIVSMLLGAMLGLSLYLPLMAGQLSLASPGFYALGGYIAAILSTRVFPVTSGTLFPIPLLLLEMLIAGMVSGLLGILVGVPALRLRGIYLAIATIAFVEILRILALNLEITGGAVGIFGIPQPFATALEYLWVVFPLLLLSMVFVYRLEKIRVGRAFLAIREDELAADSMGINPTYFKVLAFTLGAILAGVVGAVSAHFLNTWNARQGTFDASIIYLTFVLIGGSRTYLGPVLGGIIFTALPEVLRAMADIPGLPLWLSQFLRDGRLIIFGLLIVFGTIFFPQGLVTPDRFKRVKQKVRSGGSKG